Within bacterium HR11, the genomic segment CAGGCCGACGCCCGGTGAAGGCCCGTCGGGACCTGTCCGACGGCCCGGGCCATCCCCGTGAAGAGGGGGACCATCCAGAGGGGCAGGCCCAGGGCCATCCACGGAAACAGCCGGTTCCGCCACCGGCGGAGAGATTCGACGGTCGCCTGCAGGTCGGGACGGCCCGCCGCCTGCTCCCGGACCTGTCGGGTCAGGGCCATCCACATGAAGAGGGTCATCGACTGGATCAGCATGTTCCAGAGGGCGACGCCCAGCCCGGCCAAGACGTGAGTGGACAGACCGGTCCATCCGAGGGTCTGGCCGAGGGCCAACCCCAGCCATGCCAGCCACCCGAGGAGCGCGCCGCAACTCAAGCCGATGACCATCCGCATGATTCGGGAGTTCGGCAGTTCGGGAATTCGGGAGTCGGGGAATTCGGCAGTCCGGGAGTTCGGGAATTCGGGAGTCCGGCAGTTCGGGCGGGTCGGGAAGTCCACCGTCCGGCGGGCCCACGCCCACCGAGCCGTTCCGTCGGTGAGCATCTTGACGGGACCGGCTTTGCCGAGACATTTCACCGCCGAGACGCCGAGAACGCAGAGAAAAATCGAAGGAAAAACCCTCGTCCTCTGCGCCTCGGCGGTGAGTTTTGAAACAGACTCGAGCCTTTGGGCCGAGCCGACGGCAGACAGCGAAGGGTCCGTGCCCATGTTGGCTCACGGCTCATAGCGGATGGCCCCTATTGGCTCATAGCTCATGGCTGATAGATCATGGGACTGTGAGCCATGAGCTATGACCCATGAGCTAATATGAGCCATGAGCCAATAAGGCATGAATCCATGCGGGTTTTTACGAACCGAGCGGCTCTGATAAAAAGGGCCTACCTGCCCATCTGCCAACTGCCGAATGCCCGGGTTCCCGAATTGCCGAACTGCCGAATTGCCCTACTCCCCCCACATCCGGTCCCACCGGCGGAACTTCTCCAGCCACCGGGGAAGTTCCCGCAGAAAGGCATGAATCCGAAGCCACAGGGCCCGCTCGACGGCCGGGGAACCGGCCATGACCTTGCCGGGCGGCACGTTCCCCGTGATGCCCGTCTGAGCCGCCAGCCGGACGTCGTCCCCGACGGTTACATGGTCCGGTACGCCGGCCTGCCCGCCCATCCAGACCCGATGGCCGATACGGGAGCTCCCGGCGATGCCCGCCTGGGCCGCAATCAGGCAGGCCCGCCCGATGGACACATTGTGGGCGACCTGCACGAGGTTGTCGATCTTGGTACCGGCCCCGATGCGGGTCTCGCCCAGGAAGGCCCGGTCGACACACGTATTCGCCCCGATCTCCACGTCGTCCTCGATGACGACCCGCCCGAGTTGGGGCACCTTGACGGGTCGCTCCGGATGGGGAATGAACCGAAAGCCGTCCCCGCCCAGGACCGCCCCGGCGTGCACGATGACCCGCCGCCCGACTCGGACCCGGGGATAGACGACGACGCCCGCATGGAGGACGCTTTCAGGCCCGACCTCGGCATCCCCGTAAAGGACGCAGTGACCCATCAACTGAGCGCCTTCGTGAATCCGCACGCCGGGACCCACGTAGCAAAAAGGCCCGACCCAGGCCGTCGGATGAACCTCGGCCGCCGGGTCGACCTGCGCCGTCGGGTGAAGGCCCTGCCGGACCGGCGCCAGCCCCAGCCACTCGGCCAGGACCCACAGGACGGCGACGGGGTCCGGATGCAGGACCCACGTCGCGTCCGGTCGGACGGCCTCGGCCCCCGGGGCGGCGACGACGACGCCGGCCTGCGTGACGGCGACGGCGTCCCGGTGTCGTGGGTCCAACAGGACCGTCAGGTGTTCAGGCGCCGCCGTCGCTGGTTCGGCCACGTCGAAAAATGTCCGGCCCGGGTCCCCGACGACGGCGGCACCTGCGGCTTGGGCCAACTCATCGGCTGTCCACGGCGGCGGATGGGACACCATACGGGCTCCTCGGGCTCTACAGACCCCGCTCTAACGAGCGGGGCTGGGGTCCTGCATCCCCATCACATCAGGCTCTCCAACCGGTCCCGGCCCCGGGCGTCCTTGAGGGTCTCGACCCGGGCGTTCGCCTTGAGGGCTTCCAGGACGCTGAACAGGAGGGCCTGTCGCTTCTGCTGGAGGACCTGGGCCCGGACCTGATGGTAGCGGGCCTCGAAGTCCTTGGGGTCGAAGGCCTTCCGCTCGAGGACCTTCGCCACGACGACGCCCCGGTGGGGAACCTCGATGGGCGGAAGGACCGTGTCGGCCTGGGCTTGAAAGACGGCCCGGACCAGGTCCGACGCCTGACCCAGCTCCCCGACGGGACCGGCCTCCGGGAAGGGGCCGGCCTCCTTGACTTCGAGGGCCGCTCCTTCGGCGGCCTTCTTGAGGTCTCCGTTTTCGCTGAGGGCTCGCTGATAGAGTTCCTCCGCCTCCTTCCGGGCAAGGGCCATCTTCTGAGCCTCCTTCCAGTCGGCGGCGACCCGGTCCCGGACTTCCGTCAGGGGCGGAAGCGTCGGGGGAAGCGTCCCGGTCCATTGCACGATGGCATAGGTCCCCTCGCCGAGGGCGACCGGGCCCCGAACCTCCCCGGGGGTCCGGAGCGAGAAGACGGTGTCCCGGATGGGGGCCGGCACGTCGGCCCGAAGCTCGTTGGGGGCGAAAAAGTCCGTCTCGACGTAGACGGCCTTCGGGGGCTGGGCCCGTCGGGCCAGTGAAACGCCCTTCTCGGTTTGCACCTGCCGGGCCAGTTCCTCGGCGAAGGCCCGGGCCCGTCGGATGGCCTCCGGCCGGGCCAGACTCCGACGGATCTCTTCCCGGACCTCACTCAGAGGCCGTACCCGCGGGGGTCGCTTCTCTAAGACTTGAATGATGTGAAAGCCGTAGGCCGTCCGGATGGGCTCGCTGACCTGCCCGACGGCCAGCGAGAAGGCGGCCTGCTCGAATTCGGGCACCATCCGGCCCCGCTCGAACCACCCGAGGTCGCCGCCCTTCTCCCGGGTCCCCGGGTCGTCGGAGTATTCCCGGGCGACCTTCGCGAAGTCCTCCCCGGCCTTCAGGCGGGCCCGGACCGTCTCGGCCCGCTGGCGGGCCTCGTCCTCGGACCGCTTCTGGGTCGAGACGAGGACGTGGCGGGCGTGGACCCTTTCGGGCTCCATAAACTGGTCTTTGTGGTCGGCATAGTACTTCTCGATGGCGGTCTGATCGACGAATACGTCGGTCAGGAAGGCGTCGGCGTCGACCCGCAGGTAGCCGGCCTTTCGCCGCTCCGGGACCCGATAGCGGTCGGCATGAACCTGGTAGAACGGCTCGAGGTCCTTCTCCGTCGGCGTCGGGTCCTTGTAACGGGAAAGGGGGACCTCGACGTAGGCGATGCGGGCCGTCACGTACTGCTGGCGGTAAGCCTGCTCGACCTCGTCCCGACTCACGGTGACGGGGCCGCTCAGGAGGTTTTGTAGCTTCTGGATGCGCAACTGCTCGGCGACGGCCCGCTCGTAATCGGCGTACTGGACGAACCCCTGCCGCCGCAGGAAGTCCTCAAAGACCGCCTGGACCTGAGCCTGGAGCTCCCGGTCGGTGAGCTTGGGGTTCTGCATACGGAGTTGCTGGGCCAGCATCTCCAGGGACTGGCGAATCTGGGCCTGGACCTCGTCGGGCGTCACCTGCACGCCGAGCCGGTCGGCCAGGGCTCGCCACAGGTGCGTCTCGATGACCCGGTCCTTGGCCATCTGTAAAATGATTCGCCGTTGTTCGGGTGAAGTCGGTCGGAACACCGACGTGAGGGCCTCCATTTCCCGTAAGACTTCCAGACGGGTGATGGGGCGACCGTCGAGGCGGAGGACGACCTCTTCAGCCGTCTGGGCCTCGTGGCGGCTGGCGGTGTAGTAGTAGCCGAAGAGGGGAATGAAGGACAGGATGACGACCCAAAGGACCCACTTGTAGCGGTGGATGTTCCGACGCATGTGCTGGAGGACCATCCCGTTCCGTCTCCTAAGGAAAGAGACATCATTATACAGGCATTATACAGGATGCGGGATGCAGGGACACGGATGGCTGATCCCTTAGGCCATAGACCTTGGACCATAGACCTTAGACCATAGACCTTGGACCGTAGACTGTGGACTCAGAAAGGGTCTCGAAAGCGCTCTTCGCCTCACCCCGAAATGAAAAAATCCAGAGGGCCTGAGGCTCTGTTGATATCCTCTTCAGGCTTCTGGAGAGGCCCGGAGGCCGTGGACCCGCCGAAGAGAGCCCAAAACATTCAGATGGGATGGACGCCGCCGTCACCGGCGGCGCCGGGACCGAGGGACGCCGGGATGACGCCCGGCGTTCGGATGGGACGGACGCCCCCGGGGGCTTTGAGACGATGGCTCGGGGATGTCAACAGAGCCACCCATGAGCTAATATGAGCCACAGGACACCTCCCCGGAACCGCTCCGTACCCGCCATTCGCCATTCGCCACTCGCCACTCGCCACTCGCCATTTCGCCATTCGCTACTCGCCACTCGCCATTCGCCACTCATGTCTCGGGACCCCGGTCCATCGTCCATGGTCGATGGTCCATGGTCTACAGTCTATGGTCTCATCTATTGCCCTACTCCCTATCGCCTCCGGAGGCCCCGATGCGCGTGCTGGTCCTGACGTCCCACATCCCCTTCGCCGACGGCGGCGAACTGCGGCGGGCCTACGGCCTGCTCCAGGCCCTCCGGGAAGCGGGCCATACGGCCGACCTCTTGATTCTTTCCCAGAACCGCTTTGGGCGGACGCTCCTCGGCTACGCCGCCGCCGCCCTGACGGACGTCGGCTTTGGCGCCGGGGGACCACCGGACGTCGTCATCTCGCTCCGCTTCCCCTGCTACGTGGCCCGCCATCCTCGGCACGTCGTGTGGCTGTGTCACCGCATGCGGGAGTACGACGACCTGTGGGACTTCTATCAAGCCCGGTGGTCGCCGGCCCAACGGGTCAAGGAACGGCTCCGGCGATGGATCGTCCGGCGTCTGGACCGTCGGGCCCTCCGGCGGGCGGCGAACCTATGGGCCATCTCCCGGGAGGTCGCCGGGCGCCTCGAACGGGGCCTGGGCCTCCAGGCCCGGGTCCTCTATCAGCCGCCGCCCCCCCGGCCGTACCGCACGGACCGGTACGGACCCTTTGTCCTCTGGGTCTCCCGGATGACCGAGCTGAAACGGCCCCGACTGGCCGTCGACGCCATGGTCCACGTCCGAAGCGGTCTCCAGCTCTGGATGGTCGGCGACGGACCCGACGCCGAGACCGTGCATCGGTACGTCCGAGACCGGGGCCTGGCAGACCGGGTCCGGGTCCTGGGCCCCGTCACCGAGGAAGACTTGATCCGGCTGTATGCCGAATGCCGGGGCGTTTTGTTCACGACATGGCGAGAAGACTTCGGCCTCGTGACGGTCGAGGCCTTTGCCTCGGGCAAACCCGTCATCGTCTGTAACGATGGCGGCGGGGCGACCGAACTCGTCCACCACGGCCGCAACGGATATGTCGTCGAGCCCAGGCCGGAGGTCATCGCCCGCTACCTGGACCGATGGGGCGAAGACGTCCGTCTGGCCGAGCGCCAGGGCGAAGCCGCCCGGGCGACCGTCCGGGACCTGCAGTGGCCCCGGGTCGTCGAGACCCTGTTGGGCCGATAGGTAAGTCGGCCGGGGGCTCTGCCGACCTGCCGAATACTCGTTCAATGCTCCGTCCCCCGAACCTGATACATGGCCGCATCGGCCCGGCTCAACAGGCCATCTAAGCCTTCTCCCGCACGGGCCTCGACGAGGCCGACGTCGCCCTCGACCCGCAGAGAGCCGATGGACGTCCGGATGGGGTCGGCGAAAACCCGTTGCAGGCGGTCCAGCGCATCCGAAGCCGCCGTGGCGACGATGAACTCGTCGCCCCCGTAGCGGATGACGAGGTCTTCCGACCGAAAGGCATTCAGGAGACGCCCGGCCACGGCCTGCAAGACCTCGTCCCCGACCCGGTGACCGTAAGTATCGTTGACCTGCTTAAAGCCACGCAAATCCACGAAGGCCAACCGGAAAGAGCGGCCGGCTCGAATCCACTCCTGGAGTTTTTCCAGACCGGCACCCCGATGGAGCGTCCGGGTCAGGGCATCCAGGCGGGACGACTGGAGTTGCCGGATGTAGCCCAGGGCCACGACGTCAAACAAGAGGACCGTCGCGCCGTGAAATCCCAGGAAGGGTCCGAGGCGGGGAAAGCCCCAGGCTCCAAGGGTCAGGGCCGCCAGGGCCACCCCGTTCAGCACGGCCAGGTTCAGGCCCGGCCGCTCCCGCAGGTTGGCCACGCACATCGCCACGAGCCACAGGTAGATGAGGATCGTCAAGGGACTCTCGGACCCGCCCGAAGCCCGAAGGAGGAGGACAAAGAGGGTCAGGTCGGTCAGCAAGTTCAGTCCGTCCAGCCACACGCCCGCCCGGGGGCTGACCCACCAGACGAAGGCCGCGTACGCCCAGGCGGCCGCCGCCAGCCGGATATAGTCCCACCCGCTCATCGAGACCCAGCCGGAGGCGATCATCAGGGGAGCGACGGCCGTCAGGAGGACCCGGAAGACCGCCCCCGTTCGCCAGAGGTCCCGGCCCGAGGGGCGGAAGCCCAGGTATAGGACCACCCTCTGAAGCCATCCCGTCAGGAGGCGGAAAACCAGGGCTCGGCGGCGGGGCTCCCGCACGGCGCTTCCTCCCCGGACCGTCTCATCCTCAAGAAAGCCGGAAGCCGATTTCCCGGAGGACCTGGCGGGCGATGACGATCCGCTGAATCTCCGACGTCCCCTCCCCGATCGTGCACAGCTTGGCGTCCCGATAGTATTTCTCGACGGGATAGTCTTTCACAAAGCCGTAGCCGCCGAAAATCTGGACGGCCATGTCGGCGACCCGCACGGCGACTTCCGAGGCAAACAGCTTGGCCATCGAGGACTCCTTCGGCGTCGCCCGCCCCTGGTCCCGGAGCCAGGCGACCCGATGGACCAAGAGCCGGGCCGCCTCGATCTGGGTCGCCATGTCGGCCAGCATGAACTGGATGGCCTGGAATTCGGCGATGGGTCGGCCGAACTGACGCCGCTCCTGGGCATACCGCAGGGCCGCCTCGAAGGCGCCCTGGGCGATCCCGACGGCCAAAGCCCCGATCCCGACCCGACCGCCCTCGAGGACTTGCAGGACCTGAGGGAAGCCCTGGCCGACCTCGCCGATGACGTTTTCGGGCGGGACCCGGCAGTCGTCGAGGATGACCGACGCCGTGTCGCTGGTCCGCATCCCCAGCTTGCTCTCCCGCCGGCCGGGGACCAAGCCCGGCGTGCCCCGCTCGACGATGAAGGCCGTGAGGCCGCCCTTTCGGCCCTTTTCCCGGTCTGTGACGGCCATGACGACGTAGACGTCCCCGACCGTCCCATGGGTCGTAAAGTTCTTCGTTCCCCGAAGGACCCAGGCCGACCCGTCCCAGACGGCTTGCGTCTGCAGGCCCCCGGCGTCGCTTCCGGCTTCAGGCTCCGTCAGCGCCCAGGCACCCAGCTTCTCGCCCCGGGCCAGGGGAACGACGTATCGCTCCCGCTGGGCCTCGTTCCCGAAGCGATAGATGTGGCCCGTACACAGAGAGTTGTGGGCCGCCACGCTGAGGGCGATGCCCGGCTCGACCCGGGCCAACTCCTCGATGACGACGACAAACTCCGCATACCCGTAGCCAGCGCCCCCATACCGCTCCGGGACCATCACGCCCAGGAAGCCCAGCTCGGCCATCTTGCGGAACACGTCCCGGGGAAAGACCTCATGCTCGTCCCACTCTCGGATGAAGGGACGGATTTCCCGCTCGGCGAATGTCCGGACCGTGTCCCGGATCATCCGCTGGACGTCAGTGTAGTCGAAGTCCACCATGACCGCCTCGGGACCCGTGACGGCATGACGACGGGATGACGCGACGGCGGAACAGCCTCTCTGCGATGGGTTCGAACTCAGGAGTCGTCTCATCACGCCGTCACGACGCTCATTTCTGGGGCGCCGGGGCCGTCGGCGGCGCCGGAGACGGGGCGGCCGGGGCCGTCGGAGCCGGCGGCACACTCGGGATGGGGGGCCGCACCTCGGCCCGCCGGCGCTGGAGGATCGAAATCGCCAGGGACGTCCCGATA encodes:
- the vdcA gene encoding Diguanylate cyclase VdcA, with translation MREPRRRALVFRLLTGWLQRVVLYLGFRPSGRDLWRTGAVFRVLLTAVAPLMIASGWVSMSGWDYIRLAAAAWAYAAFVWWVSPRAGVWLDGLNLLTDLTLFVLLLRASGGSESPLTILIYLWLVAMCVANLRERPGLNLAVLNGVALAALTLGAWGFPRLGPFLGFHGATVLLFDVVALGYIRQLQSSRLDALTRTLHRGAGLEKLQEWIRAGRSFRLAFVDLRGFKQVNDTYGHRVGDEVLQAVAGRLLNAFRSEDLVIRYGGDEFIVATAASDALDRLQRVFADPIRTSIGSLRVEGDVGLVEARAGEGLDGLLSRADAAMYQVRGTEH
- the ppiD gene encoding Peptidyl-prolyl cis-trans isomerase D, giving the protein MVLQHMRRNIHRYKWVLWVVILSFIPLFGYYYTASRHEAQTAEEVVLRLDGRPITRLEVLREMEALTSVFRPTSPEQRRIILQMAKDRVIETHLWRALADRLGVQVTPDEVQAQIRQSLEMLAQQLRMQNPKLTDRELQAQVQAVFEDFLRRQGFVQYADYERAVAEQLRIQKLQNLLSGPVTVSRDEVEQAYRQQYVTARIAYVEVPLSRYKDPTPTEKDLEPFYQVHADRYRVPERRKAGYLRVDADAFLTDVFVDQTAIEKYYADHKDQFMEPERVHARHVLVSTQKRSEDEARQRAETVRARLKAGEDFAKVAREYSDDPGTREKGGDLGWFERGRMVPEFEQAAFSLAVGQVSEPIRTAYGFHIIQVLEKRPPRVRPLSEVREEIRRSLARPEAIRRARAFAEELARQVQTEKGVSLARRAQPPKAVYVETDFFAPNELRADVPAPIRDTVFSLRTPGEVRGPVALGEGTYAIVQWTGTLPPTLPPLTEVRDRVAADWKEAQKMALARKEAEELYQRALSENGDLKKAAEGAALEVKEAGPFPEAGPVGELGQASDLVRAVFQAQADTVLPPIEVPHRGVVVAKVLERKAFDPKDFEARYHQVRAQVLQQKRQALLFSVLEALKANARVETLKDARGRDRLESLM
- the lpxD gene encoding UDP-3-O-acylglucosamine N-acyltransferase; protein product: MVSHPPPWTADELAQAAGAAVVGDPGRTFFDVAEPATAAPEHLTVLLDPRHRDAVAVTQAGVVVAAPGAEAVRPDATWVLHPDPVAVLWVLAEWLGLAPVRQGLHPTAQVDPAAEVHPTAWVGPFCYVGPGVRIHEGAQLMGHCVLYGDAEVGPESVLHAGVVVYPRVRVGRRVIVHAGAVLGGDGFRFIPHPERPVKVPQLGRVVIEDDVEIGANTCVDRAFLGETRIGAGTKIDNLVQVAHNVSIGRACLIAAQAGIAGSSRIGHRVWMGGQAGVPDHVTVGDDVRLAAQTGITGNVPPGKVMAGSPAVERALWLRIHAFLRELPRWLEKFRRWDRMWGE
- the acdA_1 gene encoding Acyl-CoA dehydrogenase is translated as MVDFDYTDVQRMIRDTVRTFAEREIRPFIREWDEHEVFPRDVFRKMAELGFLGVMVPERYGGAGYGYAEFVVVIEELARVEPGIALSVAAHNSLCTGHIYRFGNEAQRERYVVPLARGEKLGAWALTEPEAGSDAGGLQTQAVWDGSAWVLRGTKNFTTHGTVGDVYVVMAVTDREKGRKGGLTAFIVERGTPGLVPGRRESKLGMRTSDTASVILDDCRVPPENVIGEVGQGFPQVLQVLEGGRVGIGALAVGIAQGAFEAALRYAQERRQFGRPIAEFQAIQFMLADMATQIEAARLLVHRVAWLRDQGRATPKESSMAKLFASEVAVRVADMAVQIFGGYGFVKDYPVEKYYRDAKLCTIGEGTSEIQRIVIARQVLREIGFRLS
- the bshA_2 gene encoding N-acetyl-alpha-D-glucosaminyl L-malate synthase; translation: MRVLVLTSHIPFADGGELRRAYGLLQALREAGHTADLLILSQNRFGRTLLGYAAAALTDVGFGAGGPPDVVISLRFPCYVARHPRHVVWLCHRMREYDDLWDFYQARWSPAQRVKERLRRWIVRRLDRRALRRAANLWAISREVAGRLERGLGLQARVLYQPPPPRPYRTDRYGPFVLWVSRMTELKRPRLAVDAMVHVRSGLQLWMVGDGPDAETVHRYVRDRGLADRVRVLGPVTEEDLIRLYAECRGVLFTTWREDFGLVTVEAFASGKPVIVCNDGGGATELVHHGRNGYVVEPRPEVIARYLDRWGEDVRLAERQGEAARATVRDLQWPRVVETLLGR